The Hordeum vulgare subsp. vulgare chromosome 4H, MorexV3_pseudomolecules_assembly, whole genome shotgun sequence genomic interval CATCAAGCTTGTCAGCGGCAACAGGCTAATGAGGTAAACCTGAGGTCCACCGCCTACAGAGGTGAAGGAGTGATGTTTATGGTCTCGAGTTGTGAGCTAAGTGGTTGTTTCCATATACATTTGTTTCGGAGCAAAAGAGCTCGGTATTGGATCAGACCATGAGGGGTCTTCACAATAGTCCACCAAAGCACACCAAACTGGGACCCAAAACCAATTCCAATTTCTCGATCGTCCAAGCAGTAGGTATTCAGGATGTAGAATTCCAATCCCGAAACACCGACTCCAATTTGGCGTGGATCGATGGCTCCGCTCCGCTCCACCCGCTCTGCTCCGCCCTCCGCtccccaacccctagcctagcctagccccgcctcctcccgccgccgaCACCCTCCCCTCGCCATGGCCTTCTCCTGCTCCAGCGAGGCGAGCTCCTCCGGCCACGCACGCCGCTGGCAGGTCTCCATCGACGGTTCGTCCTCCGCGCGCTCCTACAACGAGGTCGCCGCCTCCCCGCGCTCCCTGGCTCCGACGGCACGCCAGCAGGCTGCTACGCCGCCCCGTGCCGACCCACCTGCCCCCCTGGGGCTGGTGTGCACCGAGTGCCGGCCACAGCTCGCCTAGGGCCACGCTCGGAGGTGCACCAGGAGAAGCGCGCTGGAGCCGCGGCCGAGGTCGACCAGGAGGGATTCAAGCTCCCTCGACGTAGGGACCGACGTCGCCGTCCCCGGTGTGCCGCTGCGCCGGGCCCTGCACCGCCTTGCCACCGCAGCCCATCGGCCGATGAGGCAGCGGGCCTCTGCTTCCGCTGCCTGGACTCGCGCCACAGGGTGCGCGACTGCACAGGGGATGTccgctgccgccgctgcctcGTGTCGGGCCACGAATCCTAGGAATGCCCAGACCGCCGCCGCTCCGGCACCCACGCCCACTCCCCGCGCGTGCGACGAGGACCGCGCCGCCGGCGACGCCGCGCCCCGTGGCGCTCCGCACACCACCGCTGCTGCCCCCCATGGAGACCCAAGATCACACCGAGGTCCCGTCCGCTCCGGTGCGGGTCATCCTCGCCCGCTCCGTCAAGATCGAGGAGACGGAGGGCGTCCTGCGCCGGGCCATGGTGGCCACCATCACTGGGACGCGACCCGTCGTCTCCGCGGAAGAGGTGTCCGAGCTGCTGCACACTTCTCTCGCCCTGCACCCCGGCGACTTCTCCGTGCACCTCCACTGCCCGGAGGACTTCCTCATCGTCCTCGCCTCCCGTGAGCTCAAGGACcgcctcgccggcgaccacttCATCTCCGGCCCTCGCTTCTCCCTCTCGCTGCGTCCATGGTGCAAGCTCGCACACACTGGCTCCGGCAGGTTGGACTACCGCGTTGAGCTTGAGCTCCGCGGGATCCCCGCCCAGGCCTGGCACCTCTCCACGGCGGAGCACATCCTGGGCAGCAGCTGCTGGATAGAGAGGCTGCACCCGAGCACGCGCTCCCGCGCCGACCTCGCCACGTTCCGGCTCTCTGCCCGCACCGCAGACCCGGCTAGCATTCGCCGACATGCCATCCTGGAGATCGTCGAGTCGCATCCCTCGCGCCACCAGTCGGACGCCCCTGCCATCTCCACCCTCACGTACCCGGTGTCCATCACGCTCGCCCGTGCCGAGCTCGACACCCCAGCGCCGTGCAGCCTCGCCCCTGCGGACGACCCCGACGACGGCCAGGGCGGTGACCAGGAGCGCCGCGACGACgaccccaccaggcgcgcccgccAACGCCGCCGTGGTCGCAAGAGACGCCGCACCGGCTCCACCCCTGCTGGCCGCGCCGACGGCATGCAGATGGATGACCTCCCCTGGCCGCGCAACCCGCGCCCGCAGCGTGCTGACGGCATCGCCATTGTTGATGGTTGGGCCTCGACCTGTGAAGTGCGACGTACGATCGCGCGGCCGGCGGCGCCCCGCCCGTTCCACATCATCCGGCCATGGCCTGGCCTACGCGGGGCCCGTGGTACCCGTCGCCCACGTCAGCCCCCTGAAAAAGTGCAGGGCAAAGTGGTCAAACCTGCTCTGCCTATGATCCCCGGGCCGACAGGATCAGAAGCCGCAGCGGTGGAGCCCACCCCGTGACCCCCGTGGCCCAGGATCGCTCGCAGGACCCCGTCATTGGCGAGGGCCCCAGCACGGATTCGAACCCACAGCTGCCCGACGCGGTAGTGGAGGACATCGGGACACCGCGTCGCGCCGCACCAACCCCTCCTGCCCAGCTGGATCAGCCGCTTTTTGTGGGGTCCCTCTCTTTGCCGCTCGGCCCCGAGGCAGATCCGCTGGCCTGACAAAGTGATGCTTCCCCTGCTTCCCCTGCGTCAGCTTCTGCCACGGCGAGGCCCACCCCTGACCAGCCCACGACGCCAACTGGCCCTCCGGGGGGGATCGCGGGAAGAAGCGGAAGGATTTCAAACGGCGGGTCCCACCCCACCACGCGAGGAGCTCCTGGATGCTTCCACTGGGAAGGATCTGAGCACAGGCAGCCCCACCACTGCCCAACTAGCGGCCCAAGCGTCAGGCCCACAACGCCGCCTCCACTGGATGACCCACGGTCAGGCCCCACCAACGGAAGGCCCACTCTGGGATCTCCTACACGCTTTGCATCGCCACCGATTACCATGCGTCGCTCTCGCCCGCGCGCTGCGCCAATCACGGCATTGACGCTCGGCGACTTCTTGGCTGCAGCGTCCAGGCAGCTCTGCGCAGCCCAGCCGACCCCAGGAAAGAGGCAGCGAGGCCGCCCGCCAAGCTTCTCCACCCCTAGGCGCGGGCGCTCTGCTTCGTCAGTGCCATGCAAGGCCGCCGGTCCACCCACGGCCGAGCGGCGTGCGCAAGTCCACATCCTGCGCACATTGGGAATCGTCAGGATCAACCAGAGGATCACCGATGCCGAGATGCAAACCTACGACGGGCTCTTCGCCACCCCGCTCCCCACAACCGTCCTCGCCGCCATCGCCGCGCTCGTTGATCGTGAGCCCCCCTCCGATCCCACAACGGCGCCGATCACAACGGTGATCGCGGGCAGCCCGCCCGTGGCATAGGTGCGCCTTGCGCCCCTCCGTCGATACCTGTCCCATGAATTGCGGCCCCAAGATGCTTGTGTGGAACGTGCGCGGACCGAAGCCCAACGTCTCGCCATTAGATCACTGATTGTAACCACTAGTGCCTCGATCGCTTGCTTTCAAGAAACAAAGATGGAATTGATCTGCTCGTCGATTGTCCTCGAGACCCTAGGCTCGGAATTCGACGACTATGTATACCTCCCAGCGACTGGGACCCGCGGCGGCATCCTGCTGGCATGGAAAAGTAGAGAGGTGGCCATCACCGATCCTTCTTTCACTACCAATACCCTATCTGCTAGGGTTTCCACTCCGACCGGAGCAAGTGCTCCATGGTGGATCACTGTCGTCTGCGGCCCACAAGAAGATGCTGGCAAGATCGCCTTCTTGCAGGAACTCCGCAACGCTCGCGTCGAGTGCCCTGGGCCGTGGATGTTGTGTGGTGACTTCAACCTTATCTACCGAGACGAAGACAAAAACAATGGCAAAGTCAACCGTCGGATGATGGGTCGATTTCGACGCGTGCTCAACGACCTTGCGCTCAAAGAGGTTTACCTCAATGGACGCCACTACACATGGTCGAACGGGCAATCGCCCCCGACGCTTGTCGATCTGGACCGGGTCCTCTGCACTGCGGATTGGGAGGAGCTCCACGGCGAGTGCCACCTGCGTTGCCTCGCCTCGGTCGTCTCCGACCATAGCCCTCTCCTGCTCGAGTGCTCCCCGATAGCGCCAACCCATCGGCGATTCCACTTCGAGGACTTCTGGACACGTCTCGATGGCTTCCAAGACATGGTTGCGGAAGCGTGGGTCTCCGTCCATGACGACGATCCCTTCCGATGCCTCATGCTCCGCATGCAGGCTACTGCACGCAAGTTGACGAGCTGGAGCTCCAAGACAGTGGGCAACGTGCGCCTCAAGCTCGCAGTCTACAGGGAGATCCTCCTCAAACTCGACACTGCGCAAGAGAGCAGGATGCTATCCCCGTAATGAGGATTGGCTCCGCCGTCAGATTAAAGCATCCTACCTTGGCCTCGCCTCCCTCGAGCGCTCCATCGCCCAACAGCGAACCCATGTCGCGTTCCTCAAGGATGGCGATGCCAATACATCCTTCTTCCACCGCCAATGCACGTATCGGCGGCAGAAGAACAGGATTCACAGCCTCGCCGTGGGCGACGACGTGGTTACCGACCCCAGCGACATGGCTGCTACGGCCTTCGCACATTTCGACGACCTGCTTGGCTCCACGGTGTCTCGAGAGTGCACCCTCGACCTCTCAGACCTCATCACGCCAGCCAGCCTAGATGACCTCGATGCGCCCTTTTGCGCGGAGGAGATTTGGCAGGCGGTAAAGCGGTTGCCAGCGTGCAAGGCACCAGGACCGGATGGCTACACCGCCGAATTCCTGCACGCCTGCTGGCCCATTGTTCGACAGGACTTCCTCGACGTGTTCCAGCAGTTGTACGTGCTAAGGGGACGAGGTTTCAGCTCCCTGAACCAGGCCCTCCTCACGCTGATCCCCAAGCGCGCGGACGTGACTGGCCTTGCTGATTACAGGCCCATAAGCCTGATCCATCTCGTGGCCAAGGTCTTCGCGAAGGTCCTGTCACTACGCCTCGCCCCCAAGCTCAATGACCTCGTCAGCGCAAACCAGAACGCGTTCATCCCAGGGCGCAGCCTACACGACAACTTCGTCCTCGTGCGGCAATCTGCGCGCCTGCTACACCAACTTGGAGCCCCTCGCGTGCTTCTGAAGCTGGACCTAGCACGCGCCTTCGACTCGATCAGCTGGGCGTTCCTCTTCGAAGTCTTGCGCCAATACGGCTTTGGCGATCGCTTCCTGGACTGGCTGGCGATTCTTCTCTCAACAGCCAGCACCAAGGTGCTCTTAAACGGCACGCCTAGCCCCGCCATCTGGCACCGCCGCGGTCTACGACAAGGCGACCCCCTGTCACCCCAGCTCTTCGTCCTCGCAGTGGACACCCTAGGGCGCCTGCTGCACCGCGCCACCGAGCTCGGCATCCTCAGCAACTGCACCCCCGCCGCTCAATTCCCGTTGTCTCGCTCTACGCCGACGACGTGATTCTCTTCTGCCACCCCTCGCGCGGCGACATCGAGGCGGTAAAGAGCATCCTGCAACTCTTCGGGCGCGCCTCTGGACTCCAGGTTAACTTCCTGAAGAGCTCTGCCACGCTGATTCGCTGCGACCCTGTCGCGGCCGCGCCCGTTGTCGACCTGCTTGGGTGCCCACTGTGGACCTGCCCATCACCTATCTGGGCATCCCATTGACAATCCGGCGCCCAACTGCAGCCCAGCTACAGGTCGTCGACAGGACCGCCGGCATGCTCCCGTGCTGGAAGGCGCACCTCATGAACAAGGCTGGTCGCCTCACATTTGCTAAAGCTGTCCTGAGCGCGATCCCTATTCACCAGCTACTCGTGCTCGCACCGCCGAAAAAGACAGTCAAAGCACTGGTGAAAATCCAGCGGGGTTTCTATGGGCAGGGCGCACTGATGCCAATGGCGGCAACTGCCATGTCAATTGGCAGCGTGTCGCGCGCCCAATCTCATTGGGTGGCCTCGGCGTCCACGACCTGGAGCGTTCCGGCCTTGCGTTGCGCATGCGCTGTGGTTCAGCCGCACTGATAACACCAGAGCATGGAGTGGCCTCAACCTGCAATTCTCGACGGAGGAACGcgacttcttcttcgcctccaccaccATGCAGCTCGGCAACGGCCAGCAGGCCCTTTTCTGGGAAGAGAGATGGATTGAGGGACGTGCCATCCGCGAAATCGCGCCCCtgctgcatgcatgcatccccAAGCACCGGCGCAAGCTACGGACCGTGGCCGACGGGCTGCAAGCTCACAAATGGGCACGGGATATCCATGGCGTGCTTGGGATCCAAGAGGTTAGCCAATACCTACAGCTCTGGCACAAGATGGAACACACGACGCTCTCCAATGAGCCTGATCACCTGCTATGGAAGTGGACTGCAAGCGACACTTATACCGCGCAATCGGCCTACAAAGCTACCTTCCACGGCTCCATCTCATGCGATGCCTGGAAGCTCACCTGGAAATGTTAGGCGCCGCCGCGCGTCCGTTTCTTCCACTGGCTCGCCCAGCTCGATCGTTGTTGGACGGCTGACCGGCTAGCCAGAAGAGGGTTACAGCATCCCCCACGGTGCCCCCTATGCAACCAGGAACCAAAAACCAtgcaccacctcctcctcgcctGCCCATTCTCCCGGCAAGTTTGGCACGAGGCCCTGGCCTGGCTGAGGATGCCCTGTCGCCCACCCGATGGCGAGGAATCACTCAATGCTTGGTGGACCACCGCAAGGCGAACTACGCCGAAGCTGATGCGCAAAGGCCTCGCATCCATGACCCTCCTCGTGCCTTGGATGACATGGAAGCACAGGAATGACTGCGTGTTTGACAGAGGTCGCCCCTCGACCACTAGCCTGATAGCGAAGATCAAGGAGGAAGCAGCGCTTTGGGCCAGAGCTGGCGCACAAGGCCTCAAAGCCGCGATCCCACAGAACTGGGACGTCCACTGATTTTCTTTTCTAGCCCTGTAACTacctcctaggaggattgtaacTCAAACCCCTATCTTTTCAATGAAATGAAACGCAAAagtcttttgcgttttctcgaaaaaacaCCGACTCCAATTACAACATCCAAACGTGGTTTAATTGGCATTTCTTTTATTGGAAGTACATAGGTAGGCAAGTAGAAAAAGTATTGGCTTCCATTTCCAACATTACCTCTAGTTGAAGACAGAATCATGCTTAGTGAAACTTTCAAGTATGGAGGCTAATCTAACTTTGCTAAGGGATTTGATATAAAATTAAGTGTCGATAAACATAATCAGCATGTCATTATAGTGCTACACATTATTGGCAACCTCTAGGCCTCTAACTAGGTGAAATGGAGTAACCCCTGCATTAGTTGTCTATAAACAGAAAGTGGTGAAAAATAATTTACCAGAGACATGACTGGATTAGAAGAACTGATGAATGGAAGTTGGTTTCCATGTTGAATACTTTGAGGCAGATTTCCTGGATAGAGAATAAACAGAACTGTCACCGTCAAAAATGGAAGTGGTCACACACTGTTTGCAAAAGTTGGAAAATAAACTAAGGAATTCTGATGGTGGAGCAAATAACAACTTAATGATGTAAAAGACCTGAAGTACTGCCATTGGAATCTGAATGTGGATATACATTGCTTTCCGGTATAAATGACTTGGATGCATCTGATACCTCAATGTTCTCTAATAAAATATCCTCCACTGGAAGACGAATAAAATGGTAGATACACTGTGCCTTTGACTTTGTTCTAACATGGTCTGCAATGTTATTCCAGTTGTCATTATGATTCTCTATGCCCTCCAACAACAATAACGTTTCTCTATCAGTCCAGTTATCCCCCTCACTTTCTGATCCATCTTTACCCCCATCGACTCTCTGAAAATCTAAGCTTGAATGCCCGATAATATATCTTGCATCATGGAAGCAATCAGGGCAAAGAGCAACTGCCTGCTCAATCAGCTAAACAACAAGCTTTTCAGAACAAGCTTCTTACCCAcaggagagaaaagaaaaacaataagCAAACTGATTAATTAACTTGAAAGAGAACAAGCTTCTTACCCAcaggagagaaaagaaaaacaataagCAAACTGATTAATTAACTTGAAAGAAAGATACAACCTTGGAAACTCCCCCTGTTCATGACGTCAAAGAAGAAAatggtactccctccgatccatatcaACTTTTGCTGATttaatacaactttgtactaaatcGCATTCGTTTATACATAATTAACGAAACAGGACAAGCTGGAATTCGAAACAGAGCATACCTGGCCCAAGCCACCACATATCACAAGTTAACCAACTCTAAGTTGCATTGCACCTAGACGCAGGTCGTTTGACATCACACATATGACACTAAGGATATGTGTTCTTAATGTTTTTGGTTCACGTATTTTAAAATGGCGGAGATATTAGTATGGGCTTCCAACATTATGATGCATAAGCAAGATTTGCAACAACCACATGGGAACCAGTATCTGCTGGGTCAGTAAATCAAGAATCAAGATAAATTGGGGTTCAAAATTAAATAACAaatatgcatatgtaaatatgaagATGAGCACCTCTTTCTGCGACTGATAATACAAATTGCACAAAGACTGTGAGCAATAACTGCAATAGCTCTCTGATAGCCTTTCTCTAATCTTCCCTTCCAATTCAGTAAACTCAGCATCGGCGTCAAAATCCATCACCTCTGGATTTGATGAAGATGAAGTCAGAGAAGAAATGTCGTCTGCTTGGAGACTACATTTTGGCCGGTCAAACAAAATTAAACCATCAATGGATTTCAGCGCTGTAGTCAACAGTTGCAACTCCCCTGCTGGTTCCTCTATAAGAAGTGATGCTGCCACCCTCAGACCCCGGTGCACCAACCCAACCGCGAGGTAATTGATGATTCCCCAGGTGTCCAAGAACCGAACGATCCTACTCAAATCATATAGTTCACCTGTGTTAACAACAAACCCTTGGCACTCTGCAAAACCAAGCCTCTTGCCTGGGTTCTCCAAATATTTGGCAATAATTCTATTCCTTAACATTATGAACTTCTCCGGAGTGTGCCCTAGAGATTTCCCTGTGAAGAAGTGTGGAACAACCTGCCTTTCCAGCCTGTGCACCGTCCCAGGAGAGAACCAATCTACAAATGGTAAATTAATTCATGTTGCAGTGAACTTAAAACCAACGTATGTTCAGAAATTCAGGGTTTAGTCGCAACGAGCGAACCTGAGTGCTTAGGCACCACATGGAGGCGGCCCTGGAACTGCTTGTGCACGCCATGCCCCTCCATGAGGGGCGGTGGCGTGCAGACATAAGAAGACGGCCTGTCAGGATCCGTCGAAAGGGACGGGTGGTCAGGGAGCGCCCTGGAGAGCACCTGCAGCTGCCCATGCGAGATGTTCTCCAATGCCGGTGGCGCGGCGGCGGAGACATCACCCACATACGCAGATCGCTCAGCTGCAACGACGGCCATGACCGACGGATGCGGACGGTTGACTGTGCGGCGGGTGGCGGCAGGGAAGGTGGAGATGACCTCGGCCGAGGAGAGCAGCTCTGCCTCACGGGGGTCGGGCACGGGATTCCTGGCCGCGGCACCGGCCAGGATTTCGTAGTCGGCATTGTCAACCGCGGGCGATGGAACGGccgtgtcgtcgtcatcgttgtcggaatcgtccgaatggtCGGCCGCGGCCGACGGCAATGGAAGGGCGTCGGAGTTTCGCTTCCGTTTCCGCCATTTGGTGCGCGAATCTGGGGGTTAGGGTTCGGATGGAGGGTGCAAGATCAGTTGGTAGCAGCTCAGGTAATTAGGTCCGGCGAGAGGTTGGACGTACCAACCTGGCGTGCAGGAGGCCTTGCGCGGCATCGTAGGCGGCGACGAGTCGGGGACGGCCGACGCCGAAGAGGTGGTCAGGGTTTTTTTTTAGATAGGTGGTGAGGTTTCGTAGGATGACCACGAGTGATGAGGGGACCGACCgtctcgacgatgacgacgaaggcAACACGTGCGATGAGAAATTGGATTATTTTCGGCAGCACACCATCTCTAGCATACTccataaaaaaaaaaaaaaaaaaaaaaagcaaaatGCGTTTACAAGTTGTTGCGGAGCAATTTTACGTAGTCATTTCATGCGACAAAGCTGTATTTAAAAAATAC includes:
- the LOC123447935 gene encoding SWI/SNF complex subunit SWI3C homolog, with the protein product MPRKASCTPDSRTKWRKRKRNSDALPLPSAAADHSDDSDNDDDDTAVPSPAVDNADYEILAGAAARNPVPDPREAELLSSAEVISTFPAATRRTVNRPHPSVMAVVAAERSAYVGDVSAAAPPALENISHGQLQVLSRALPDHPSLSTDPDRPSSYVCTPPPLMEGHGVHKQFQGRLHVVPKHSDWFSPGTVHRLERQVVPHFFTGKSLGHTPEKFIMLRNRIIAKYLENPGKRLGFAECQGFVVNTGELYDLSRIVRFLDTWGIINYLAVGLVHRGLRVAASLLIEEPAGELQLLTTALKSIDGLILFDRPKCSLQADDISSLTSSSSNPEVMDFDADAEFTELEGKIRERLSESYCSYCSQSLCNLYYQSQKELIEQAVALCPDCFHDARYIIGHSSLDFQRVDGGKDGSESEGDNWTDRETLLLLEGIENHNDNWNNIADHVRTKSKAQCIYHFIRLPVEDILLENIEVSDASKSFIPESNVYPHSDSNGSTSGNLPQSIQHGNQLPFISSSNPVMSLVAFLASAIGPRVAASCASAALCVLTRDDDPRVISERMHADDRAHGVHPSFCGHNGASSSISLENVKHATLCGLSAAAIKSKLFADQEEREIQRLVATVINHQLKSLELRLKQFAEVETLLLKECEQVERARQRISACRIQAMRAYSNHPETSLPTSGSSTMLSNPTNISSRPVAMPCSMAEATVPVAYANNMQGHGLGHPQMPFL